The window CACGTCCGGGTCGTTGGATTGCTGGAAGATTCGCTTGCAGCTTACTTGCCGCCGCCGAGCGCACCGCCGATGTCGCCGAGCTTGCCTGCGGCGTCGGCCGCTCCTTGGGCTTTGTCGAGCATGCTGGTCAGGCTCTCGAGCCTCGCGGCCATGGGTTCGGGCAGCTTGTCCTTGAGGGCGATGAGCTTGTCGAGGATTTCCTTCGCTCCGGCGAAGTTCTTCTCGGTGATCATCGTCTCGGCCTGGCCGAGCATCTCTTCGGCCTTGGCCGCGAGTTCCGGACCGGCCAGGCTTTCGAGGGCTTCACCGGCCTTCTCCTTCATGGCGTCGACCGCACCATCGGTGATCTCCTCACCACGAGCAGCGGCCTCGTCCTTGATGCTGTCCAACATGCTGCTGCCCTCGGCCGCGGCTTCATCGGCGGCTTCGTCGACCGCGTCGGTCACGTCGTCCGTCGTGGACGACTCTTCACAACCGACGCCGACAAAAGCCACACCGCTCACGGCGGCGGCCAACATCAACGACTTCAACACGTTTTGCAGTTCTTCACGATTCATGGTTGGTTCTCCAAATGGTTCGGTTTCATCAGTCAGGCTTCACGCCTAAGGATATCTGATGCTAACGGGACACCTGATGCATGTCACGGTTGGAACTTGTTGCGATCGAGCCAAGCTCAATCGAACGCAATCCCTGTCTGCTTGCTGATATCCCGCAGTTCTTCGACAACGGGCAGGATCAGCGGCACGCCGTTCATCTTGCGATCGGCCTCAGCGGCTCGCTCGGGATCACCGGGCAGCAGGACCGCATCTTGTCCCGGCGTGGGCGGGGTGGCGGTCATCGTGGCGCGGTAGTCGTCGAGTTGTTTCTTGAACTCGTCGGGGTCGATGAAGCCGTCGAGCCGCATGGCACCGAAGAAGTGACCGATGCCCTTGCCGACGGACTTGCTCGGGATCTCCTGCCGCAACGCGAACGGCGGTGCCCACGGCCCCCAGTTCGCACCGCTGAGCACGCAAGTAAAAACGTCCACCGCAACCGCGAGCGCCCAGCCCTTGTGCCCGCCGTGCTCTCTGCGGCTACCCAACGGGAGCAGTGCCCCGCCGTCGACCATGTCGTTCGGGTTCGGCGACTCGGCACCCTCCTTGTTCTGGAGCCAGCCCATCGGCACCTCTTCGCCACGCCGCCGGGCCATCTCGATCTTGCCGTATGCCGCCGCGCATGTCGCAAGGTCAACGACGACGTCCGTCGAGCCGTTCGCGCCGCCGCCGGGGAAGCCGATCGCGATCGGATTGGTGCCGGTCATGCGGTCCTTGCCCCAGAGCGGCGCGACAAGCTTGGTGGTGTTGGTCATCGACCAACCGATGAGGTCACGCTTGAGCGCTTCGAGAACATAGTACCCCGCGATGCCGTAGTGGTTGGTGTTGCAGACGCTCACCCAGCCGCTACCGACGTCATCCGCCTTGTCCATGGCGATGCGGTTGGCCTTGGGTCCCACGACCAAGCCGAGGCCGTTGTCGCCATCGACCGTCGCGCACGTCTTGTTCTCACGGACGATCGTCAGCTTCGGCGTCGGGTTGATCCGGCCGAGTTGGAGCATGTCGAAGTAGGTGTGCAGCCGCGCGACACCGTGTGTTTCGATACCGCGCAAGTCCGAAGCGGCCAGCACATCCGCCGCGAGGTGGGCATCTTCGTCGGAGATGCCGAAGTGCTTGAAAGTTTGCACGGAGAAGTCGTGGAGCTTCTCGATCGGAAACGTGATCGTCTCGCTGCTGGGGGCGGTGTCGATGTTCATGGGCACGAGAGTGTAACGAATGGGGCCGACATTCGATGGCCCGCACGGCATATGCCGGAAACGCCCGAAGATTTGTAGAAAGAAGCTTCGCGCCGGTCCGACTTCTTCACACACTCTCACGAGGTACCCCCATGAAACTCACCATCCTGATCGTGCTCGTCGGTTCACTCGCCCTGCTGGCTTTCGGGGCAACCGGCGAGAAATCCGACACGCGGCGCCCCGTCATCGTCGAACTGTTCACGTCCGAGGGTTGCAGCAGTTGCCCGCCGGCCGAGGCCGTGCTCAACGATCTGCACCAAGGCCAACCTATCGACGGCGTGGACGTCATCGCGATCGCTTGGCATGTCACCTATTGGGATGATCTCGGCTGGGTCGACCCGCTCGGCGACAGACGTTTCACCAAGCGCCAGCGTGAGTACGCTCGGACGTTCGGACGGGGCAACGTGTACACGCCGCAGATGATCGTCGGCGGGACCGAGGAGTTCGTCGGCAGCAACCGGTCTCGCGCCGCATCGTCGATCGCGTCGGCGGCCGAGGTCGATCCGATCCACGTCACCATCACGTCGAACGACCACGACGTCCTCTGCGGCACGGTCGAAGGTGTCGAAGGACCGATCACGCTCGTCGTCGTCGAGGACGGCCTGACATCCAAGGTCCAGCGTGGCGAAAACCGTGGCAAAACGCTGACCCATGACGGCGTTGCGCGGACGTTCGATCGCGTTGAAGCCGGAGCGTTCGAGATCGCCGTGCCATCGGACGTGAATCTCGCCAACGCCCGACTCGTCGCGTTTGCCCAGTCCGACTCGCTCGGCCCGATCACCGCCGTTGGCGTTGCAGGCCTGGAGTAGTCGGCACCTCACACACACGCCCGGCGGCAACGGCAAACAGCCGACGACCCGGGCGGGGTTCCATCACGCAACCGCCGGTGAAACTGCCGAACGCCGGCAGAACGAGCACGTCCTCATCCACGCACACACACGGTACCCGGACATGGCTGCCGTCGTAATCGGGCAAGCGCACGGCCGGATGCAGATGACCGCAAAGTGTCGGCGTATCGGGCGCTTCGGGCGGATGGTGGGCGAAGTTCAGCCCGGCTTCGGCGAATTCGCCACGCACATCGAAGC of the Planctomycetota bacterium genome contains:
- a CDS encoding Ldh family oxidoreductase gives rise to the protein MNIDTAPSSETITFPIEKLHDFSVQTFKHFGISDEDAHLAADVLAASDLRGIETHGVARLHTYFDMLQLGRINPTPKLTIVRENKTCATVDGDNGLGLVVGPKANRIAMDKADDVGSGWVSVCNTNHYGIAGYYVLEALKRDLIGWSMTNTTKLVAPLWGKDRMTGTNPIAIGFPGGGANGSTDVVVDLATCAAAYGKIEMARRRGEEVPMGWLQNKEGAESPNPNDMVDGGALLPLGSRREHGGHKGWALAVAVDVFTCVLSGANWGPWAPPFALRQEIPSKSVGKGIGHFFGAMRLDGFIDPDEFKKQLDDYRATMTATPPTPGQDAVLLPGDPERAAEADRKMNGVPLILPVVEELRDISKQTGIAFD
- a CDS encoding DUF1223 domain-containing protein, with the protein product MKLTILIVLVGSLALLAFGATGEKSDTRRPVIVELFTSEGCSSCPPAEAVLNDLHQGQPIDGVDVIAIAWHVTYWDDLGWVDPLGDRRFTKRQREYARTFGRGNVYTPQMIVGGTEEFVGSNRSRAASSIASAAEVDPIHVTITSNDHDVLCGTVEGVEGPITLVVVEDGLTSKVQRGENRGKTLTHDGVARTFDRVEAGAFEIAVPSDVNLANARLVAFAQSDSLGPITAVGVAGLE